The genomic stretch CCCGGGCCAAAAGGCCACTGGGGACCCCGGCCCACCTTGACCCTGGCTCCACCGGGGTCCTCCAAAGCAACTGGGCTCCTGAAAAGGGGTTCTATGGGGTGAACCATGCCTACCAACACCACTCTCAGTGTGCCGAATTCCAGGCAAGCAGGGGTTCCAGTGGTCCCCTCCTTGGGATAGGCCTCTGGTCACCCGAGCACCCACACTTTTACCCTTTTTCTGGGTCCAGGCCTACTGCAGACTTAGACATGTAGCGAGGAGGGAGCAGCCCACTCCTGTGTCTTCTCTACCCTGCCCTTGGGGCCCCCACGgggttctctcttctctgtctttatcCCTTGAACTTCACTGGATGCTGCGTGGCCCCAGGCCTCCTCTCTACTCAGTAAACACGGGTTGCCCCCTTTGGGGCAGGTCCATGCAGGCAGCAGCTCCTGACATCAtgcagggtggggaggcaggagcctAAAAGACCAAGGACCCCTCCCGCGGCCCAGCTCACTGAGGGTGACGTGTTACCAGGAGAGGCTGTGGTGTGGGAAGGATCACCAGAGGACAGGACATCTCCCTTGCAGAATGGGGAACGTCCTGAAGGGCAGGTTCCCACAGGCccttctcttccaggaagccttcctgggttCCTGGTATAGTCGTGTCCCCTTGGGCCCCAGAAGCCCTTCACACTGTGGCTCAGTGCCAGGCTGGGTCAGGTGCTGAGTGGGTTTCCAAGAGCCCCCAGGCCAGGTCTCCGCctcagccccttcctcctcccagagcACTTTGGCAGAATGACAGGGAACCAGGAGACATCAGAAAGCTAGGACTGCTTTTGGATTATCAATacctggggccaggctgggccttCTGTCCAGGGCCAGGGGTCTGACTTCTGGGATGTCACAGAGGATTCTGTCCCCAGGATGGGCCTGACCCCTCCCCATGCCCAGAGGCCCCGGCAGGCTAGAAGGCCCAGCATGGGACAGTGGAAGGGCAGTCCCAGATGGACAGAGCCCCTGGCGGGGGCCGCACAGGAAAGAAGGAATCTTGGGGTGAGCCCCCTGCCAGGCCTCACTGCCTGTGGCCTAGGGTATCTTTGGCcgcctgagcctcagtttccccatctgctcaGGTGTCTGCAGGGATCGGATGGGTGCAGGAGGACTGAGGCCCTGCCTAGCCTGACCAGGGCAGAGTGGCCACAGACCCTCTGGTCCCGGGTGCCCCCATGTGTGAGCGTCGCTCTTAAACACAAACAGTGTTAATGAAGAACCCGATTTAAATGAAAACGTCTGAGTTAAAATTTTCCATTCCACATTTAGCTGTGGCGTGCATACTGGCCCTgcagaaccccccacccccactgggtGGTGTCTCCCTGCTGGGCTAGGCGGACTTGGGGCCTCAGTCTGGGTGGGGTCCATGGCAGTGGCGTGTGGCCCTAACACTCAGGAGGCGCGGGCTGGATAGAGAGGAGGGCTTCCAGCCTCAGAGCTGGGCCGCCTCCCACCCAGGCCCACCCTGGTCCCCGCAGCCTGGCTGCAGCCAGCAAGGGGTGGCCAACCCTTGCCCGGAGCATGCCGTCCTCTGGGTGGGAATGGAGTGTTGTCCCTGTGGGCAGAGGGGCCCTCCTGGAGCCTGGGACAGGCTCCAGGTGAACTGAGCAGTACAGCCCGCCAGGCCTTGCCCGCAGAGCTTGCACGTCCTCACGTGTCCTCGTGCTCACCTGGTCCATAGGGGTCATAGAGACCATGAAGAGGGGGTTGGTTTGAGGAAGGGCATGTCTGCATCTGTGTGTGTTCGTATGTGCATATGAGTGTGTTTGTGCATGAACGAGGACGCAGGTGTGCCTGTGTGgccgtgtgtgcctgtgtgcgccAGCGTGTGTGCGAGCGGGCAGGTCTGTTCTCACAAACATTTATGCACGTGTGCCTTGCTTTTCAGCACACGTTGGTGTGTGCTCATGTACATATGCCTTTTGAATGTGGTTGTGTAtgcacgtgtgtctgtgtgcacgcaTATCCAGGTATGTGTTCACACGTGTGTGTCCTAGAGCATATTTGCATCTGTGTGTGCACTacacatgtatgtgcatgtgtccCTGCATGCTCATGGGGACACGTGTCTGTGCATGTGCCTGCTGGCTCTGGCCAGGGAGCCGGTCCTCATGAGGCATGACCCAGGCTTGGACCCTCCTTCTGGCATGGCCTGGGCATAAAGGCCCCCTGAAGGAGGATGAGGGGGGCAGGAATGCATGGGAGGGCCTGATCCTGGGTCTGAGTCAAGCCTGGGGGCCTGGTGATAGTGGGTGGAGGGGCCAGTGGCTCAGGTCCTTGTTAGAGACCTGCCCCCCCCAACATCCGCAAGCCTGCCTGACACCAGTTAAGGCCCCAGCCCACTCTCCCCGGTATGTGTGGCCCAGGCGTGCAGGGGGGTGGTGCCCATAGTGGACAGAGGCCAGGTGCCCACCACCTCAATGCAGATGTTGCCCTTCCCAAACATGGCCCTGTTACTGTGCCGGTGTTGCCCCCCCACCCAGCCTTGGGCATCTCATTCAGGGCAGCTGTCCAGCCCATGCAGCCTGGTGGGGGCCGTCattgaggctcagggaggacAAAGCAGTACAGGCCACCTGGGCCAGGGGAGACTCCTGTCAGTGGGGGTGTTAGGGGCTGCCCGTGGGGTTCAATCCCTGCCTGCCTGCATAAtagtttgaatcccagcccagACGCAGACTCACCCCGTGGTCTTGGTATGTGACAAGCTGTCCTATACCTGTTCCGtgtctgtaaaataaggaaacagacgCACGCCCTCCCTGAAGCTGGAGGGGTGGATTTTGTGGTCCACTGCACAGGGCAGGTGGGCGACAGACTCAGGACCCACCGGCAAAACCTAGACAGCAGGGATGGATGCTCTGAgcatccccccaccccgcgcATGTCCTCTTGCCAGCAGCGCCCACCCACTGCCCGCCGTGCGTGCACATCTGCCAGCCTCAGCGCACCTCAGGACCTCtgggcttcctcctttcctggGGCAGGCTGGCCGCCCTGGCACGGATGGCGCAGGTGCACAAGAGCCCGCCTTTGCCTCTAATGCTCTGCTGTCATTGTCTTGGACTTCGTGATCCCTTCTAAACACCAggcccacattttcattttgtacagaTTCCATAGCCAGTCCGTCCCGGAAGGTGCCATGGGGAGCTGGCTTGCACCACCTGAGTGGGGCCCGCAGTCCCCCACTTCTCCCTGGCTCCTGGTTCTCTTGAGCTGACGGCTCCCACTTGCCAGGAGAGCCCGTCCCCACTGGCCTTTTggcttctgctccccaccccgccTTGCCAGGCAGACCATGCCTCATGGGCCCACTGTCACCTTGCTGAACGGGATCGGATCAGAGACCACAACAGACATTGCGCACTATCTGTATGCCACGCTTTAGCACGCAGGGATGGGGGATGTGGAAGGCGTGTACTGGTGGGCACTCTGGGCTGCCTGGGCAGGGGGCGGTGGAGGAAGGCCCTCCCTGCAGAGGGAACCTGTGTCCTCAGGCAGTGCGTCCACCTCCACAGCAGGCCCCGGAGAAGAGGAAGGGGTAACTTGCGGCTCCTGGCCCGCGGAGCCTGCTGCCGTGGGAAGTGGAATCTTTAAATAGCCTCTCGCTTTCCACTAAAAATAGCGAAGTTCTGCTGCCATGGAGGTGGTTGCTGGGGTGGCGGGGCTGGCTCCTGGCCAAGCCAGGCGTGGGCGCACCAGTGCGGTCGGCGTGCGCTGCGGTGGTGGGCAGGGCCGTGGGCACTGCTCACCCTGCTGGAGGCCACGATACCCTGCTCTCTTGGTCAGGGCTCCTGTGGGGTTCCCTCTGGTCCTCCAGTTCCACAGAGGGGCTGGGTATGGGGAGGGGAACAACCCCTCAGGTGCCCCCACTTGTCAAAGCAGCCAGGAGCCGTGGGAGAGATCAGGAGCCTGAGGCCAGAGGAACTTTGTGGGAGCCAAGTGGATGGACCCAGGGACCTGCTGCAGGGTCGGGGCAGGGGGCCGTAGGTTATGTGCCCTGCGGATCTCCGCAGAGAGGGTTCTGGTCAGGTCCCAAGAGGGCTGGAGAGGTTGCTGTTTGTGCCAGAGCACCCACTGGGGAGGTGTGGGATACTTATGGGGTGCCAGGAATCTGGAAAGGCTTCCGGGAAGGGGGTGCAGCCTTGGAACCATGGGCGTGGGTGTAGTGAGAGATGGTGAGTGGCTGAGGGGGGGTCTCGTGCTTTTCTAGAGTCTCCAGGTGTTCTGCATTGTCATGTGGATAGTAAGGTGACAAACTAAAAAGAAGGGGCTGCCTGGATGCAACGTGCCCAGTGGCCCAGACCTTGAGACTGCACCCCTCAGGGAAAAACAGGGGTGCCACACACCATGCATTTACTGACTGAGAATTGGAGCTCCCCATGTCCCAGATTTTCCCTGGCAAAGGGGCCCCGCTGGGCTGGGGACAGGTCTGGGTGAGGACTGGGGCTGGCCTCTGTCTGTCATGGCACACCGGCAGAGTGGGCTCGTTTCTCATCCTGGACTCCTGCCTCCAGTCCACCACCCCTCTTAAAATTGGGAGGCCCACaggcctctctgagcttcagtttcttcaagtGAGTTCAGTTCCTAATAGGCACCCGGAGGGTTGCTGGGGTCGGTGTTGGCATGCAGGCAGCCGCGGCCGTGCTCGAGACGCCCAGCCCCAGTGGTTGAGTAGAGAAGCAGCAGGCTGATGCGCAGGGGTCTCCCGGCGGGATGTGGCAGCAGTGGCCTCCCTGACTGTCATGCTGAGCGCTGATGGCGGCCTTCGATGGCCAAGCCTGCCTGCGTGTGGCCACGCCTAATTCATCTGTCCCCACGTCCCATCCCCACCCGTCTGCTGCACCCCCagacccagctctgccctgctGTCCAACGCAGGTGCCCATGGTTGACTCGAGCTGTGTCCCCAGCTGTTCCTGTCTACAATGGCATCATCTTCCTCTTTGTCCTGGCCAACTTCAGCATGGCCACCTTCATGGACCCTGGCGTCTTCCCCCGAGGTAGGGCCCTGTGCTGGGGCACGTGATCTGCTCCCTTTCACTAGAGTGTGAGTGGCTGACATGAGAGAGCCTCTCGGGGTGGGTCCTGGCGGGCGGGCTGGCAGAGATCCGGGAAGGACTCTCCTGCCAGGGAAGTCACTTTCCCGCCACCCTCCCCTGGCCCTGGCTCACAGCGGATGAGGACGAGGATAAGGAGGACGACTTCCGGGCCCCGCTGTACAAGAATGTGGATGTGCGGGGCATCCAGGTCCGTATGAAGTGGTGCGCAACCTGCCACTTCTACCGCCCACCTCGCTGCTCCCACTGCAGCGTCTGCGACAACTGCGTAGAGGTGACCGTCCCGCCACCCTGCCTGCCCCCATGCCcatgtccctcccctcccacccaccttgtGCCCTGACTCACTGCTCCTGCCCAGGACTTTGACCACCACTGCCCCTGGGTCAACAACTGCATTGGGCGTCGCAATTACCGATACTTCTTCCTGTTCCTGCTGTCACTCAGCGCGCACATGGTGGGTGTCGTCGCCTTTGGCCTGGTCTATGTGCTGAACCACGCTGAGGGGCTGGGAGCTGCCCACACCACCATCACGTATCCTTGGCTTGACCACAAAGACAGTGTGGGCTGGGGGCACTTTccacaggggaaactgaggctcagggggtGGGGTGACTGCCTGGGAGTCCCCAGAGTGCGGGTGGCCATCCCTGGTTGGGTGGCAGTGGGAGTGGCTTGTCCACAGGCACCTTCTCTGGGTTTTTGCCTATGGCCATTGGCCTTAACAGGCCAGCATGGCCGTCATGTGTGTGGCTGGCCTCTTCTTCATCCCTGTCATCGGCCTCACTGGCTTCCACGTGGTGCTGGTCACTCGGGGGCGTACCACCAATGAGCAGGTGCTGACCCTAGGAGGGCCCATGCAGTGATGGGGATGAGGGGTCCCCTATGGGTCGAGAGGGCCCGGGCTACGGCAGGACCGTGTGGGGGTGGTGTCAGGGAAAGGCTGCCGGAGCCGTCAGCTGAGGTGGCCTGCACAGCTTCCGTAGCAGGAGGATCTGGCCCTGGAGACCCTGGGTGGGGCGTGGAGTGTGGGGCTGCCCTGCTCACTCCCACCTGTGGACACTGCAGCCACCGGTAACTCAGGGCCCAGAAATTCTACAGCTTCCTGCAGGGACTGTCAGGGTGAATGGGTGGGGGGCACCCATGGGCTGACCCTGCCCACTCTGCCTCTGAGGAACCCCAGTtgtccctgcctgtccccctgTCCGCCTTGGCCTGGACCTTGGGTGGCCAGGCTGGCTGAGGGGTCCCATGTCCACAGGTGACGGGGAAGTTCCGTGGGGGCGTGAACCCCTTCACCCGAGGCTGCTATGGGAATGTGGAGCACGTGCTGTGCAGCCCTCTGGCACCCCGGTGAGGCCTGGAGGGGGAGTCAAGGGGCCTCTGCCGGGTTTGGGGTGGGCAGGTGTGGACCCTCAGCCTGGTCGACCTCTGCCTCTGGCAGGTGTGGCCAGGCTTGCCTTTGGTGAGTATTCAGGCCGGGTCACCCTGGCCATTGACCCCTCTGCCCCTGGTGCAGGTACGTGGTGGAGCCTCCCCGGCTGCCGCTGGCTGCTCGCCTGAAGCCGCCTTTCCTTCGGCCTGAGCTCCTGGAGCGAGCTGCCCCACTCAAGGTCAAGCTTAGTGACAACGGGCTGAAGGCTGGCCTGGGCCGCAGCAAGGTGGGGGCCCTGGGGTCAGGTAGGGGATGGGGTAAAGGGCAGACCCTTGAAGGCAGGAGGCAGCTATGTTGGAGGGGGCCTAGAAATGGAAGGGGGAGACACTGGGTAGATTCTGGAGAATGGTCTAGGGCCCAGGGCGGAGTCCCCAGTTATGCCCCACCCCTGGCCCACCCCCTACCCACCACTGACCACACCCCCTCCCAGTCCAAGGGCAGTCTGGACCAGCTGGATGAGAAGCCGCTGGACCTGGGGCCGCCACTGCCCCCCAAGGCGGAGGCTGGCACATTCGGAGGTGACCTGCAGACCCCACGCCCGAGCAGTGCTGGTGAGGTGGGGGTGGccagacagagggagggacaTGGACTGACCCCAGCCTGACCGTGGTCCATCTCCCCAGAGAGCGCCCTGTCGGCGCAGAGGACCAGTCCCCCGACACCTGCCATGTACAAGTTCCGGCCTGCCTTTCCCTCGGGTCCCAAGACGCCCTTCTGTGGGCCTGGTGAGCAGGTGAGgaggcctggccccaccccaggaAGCCCTGCTTTAACCCTCCTGGAGACCCTGCCCCCAGAGGTTTCACCCCAGAGGTCCCACTCTTAGAGGACTCACCCCAGGAAGCCCTGTCCCTGGGGCCTTAGGGTCATAGAGAGCCTTGTGGGCGCCAGCAGGACCTCACCCTCTGGGCATCCCAGCTAGGCATGAAGGAAGGGCTGGCACAGGCAGTCCTGGCTGGCCCCTTCTCCTTGGCCGGCATTGCCCGCTGGCCTGGTAGGCGGCTGCCCCCAGGAGCAGTGTGTGCCAGGATGCCTGGAATTCCACTATTAGTCACTCTGTAAGGCCCACGGGAAGGCTTCAGAAGAATTTGAGATTGTTTAAgaaagctcatttattttttctcagttgTGTAAGTACTCTACCATCACTGTGGAGCAGTTGGCAACCCTGGACAGCCTGAGGAATGATCCAGAATGCTGAGCATTCCCAGGCTGCCCACCCTCTTTCACGGCCATCTGAGAGGCGAGCCTGTGACTGGGCCGGTATGCCTGGACCGGTCGCCTCCCCTCAGGACTGATGCCCTGATGCCCTGCTCGACCCTGTGTCTCTGGACCctctgggctgggcagggagtctgggCCTTCTCGGCCAGCGTGCCATGGTCCTGCCCCAGGAGGGGTGTCGATCAGCTCTTCTTGGGAATGGGGGGCTTTAGGTGCCCTTGCCTGCCTCATCTTCCTGGGATTGTCCTGGATCCCACAAGGATTCTAGCCAAGTACCCTGAGGCCACATTTGTCCCTACCAGTACCCTCTCTGGGTTTTGAGGCTCTGCAGTCTTGTCCCCAGCCCATGCCTGTGCCCTCATGCCTCAGTTCACGGAGACTCAGAgaggcccctcctccctgttGCTGTGGCTGCCCCTGGCCCCTCCGCAGGAGGTCCTGCCCCGTGGGGGCTCTGAGGGTCCTGCCCTGGGTAGCAGCAGCCAGCTCTGCTCCTACAGGGCCGTGACTGCAATCCTCAGCCCTGAGGTGCCGACAAGAGGGCTCTGGGTCTCTGTGTGGTTATTACATGTCCTTGAGGTCCAGCTCCTGAGGTTATCCCCACGGCCCCCTCCTCTTCCGCGGGAAGTAGCAGCAGAAGTGTGCCCAGCCTTCCCTGGGGAGGCAGCGTCTGGGTGCTCTGTTCTGCCCTGTCCCGCTTCCTTCTGTGGTGGGCAAGGAAGAGGTGGTTAGGGGGTGGAGAGCTTCCAGGAACAGCTTGTCGGTTACACATGTCACCAAGATTGTAGCCTCTGTGGGGGCACAGAGCACCTGGTGGCCGGGCAGTGGAAGACGTGTGCCCTCTCTCCCCACAGGTCCCTGGCCCTGACTCCCTGACACTGGGGGAGGACAGCATCCACAGCCTGGACTTTGCATCAGAGCCCAGCTTGGACCTCCCTGACTACACATCCGGAGGCTTGCACGCAGCCTACCCACCGTCCCCGCCACTCAGTGCTGCTGACACCTTTTCGGGGGCCTTGCGCTCCCTGAGCCTCAAGGCAGCAAGCCGGAGGGGTGGGGACCACGTGGCCCTGCAGCCTCTGCGCTCTGAGGGCGGGCCCCCCACGCCCCACCGCAGCATCTTTGCCCCTCACGCGCTGCCCAACCGCAATGGCAGCCTGTCCTATGACAGTCTGCTTAACCCCGGCTCTCCCAGTGGTCACACGTGCCCAGCCCACCCCTCTGCCGGCGTGGCCAGCTACCGCTCGCCCTACCTGCACCCGGGGGCGGTGGGTGACCCGCCACGGCCCCCGCCCCGTAGCTTCAGCCCGGTGCTGGGCCCCCGGCCGCGGGAGCCCTCACCTGTGCGCTACGACAACCTGTCCAGGACCATCATGGCCTCCATCCAGGAGCGCAAGGACAGAGAGGAGCGGGAACGGCTGCTGCGCTCTCAGGCCGACTCGCTCTTCGGTGACTCGGGCGTCTATGATGCGCCCAGCTCCTATAGCCTGCAGCAGGCCAGCGTGCTGTCTGAGGGCCCCCGCGGGCCTGCCCTGCGCTACGGCTCCAGAGATGACCTGGTGGCGGGGCCCGGCTTCGGTGGCGCCCGCAACCCCGCGCTGCAGACCTCGCTGTCCTCGCTGTCCAGCGCCGTGAGCCGGGCACCGcggacctcctcctcctccctgcaggccGACCTGGCCAACAACAATGCCCCTGGGCCTCGGCCCGGCAGCGGCTCGCACAGGTCCCCAGTGCGCCAgggtcccccctccccacccagcacacCCCGCTCACCCTCCTATGCAGGCCCCAAAGCTGTCGCCTTCATCCACACGGACCTCCCGGAGTCGCCACCCTCGCTGGCCGTGCAGAGGTGGGTCCTGGCGGGCAGGGGGCTTCCCAGCACAGGTCAGGTGTCCGGCTGCCTGTGGGGCCTCTTGGCCGAGCATGCGGGTGTTGCCTGGGAAGCCAATGGCTGCCTACGGGGGTGGGCCTCACCCTCCTTGGAGGCTCCTGGCCAGACTGTGTGAGGGTAGCCCGGCTCCAAGGATGCCCTGACACGTCTGAGGACAGCGGGGCAGGAGGATCTGCACCTTGAGCCCAGGGCTGCACATTCTCTTGCAGCTGGTGCAACCGAGTGTAGGGGGGACCCTGGGGCTTCTTCCCCTGGGGACAGTGTTGGTCCTGGAGCCTGTGTCTGGGAGACATCATCCCACAGCAGAACATGCTGCCCTGGGTGCTCATAGCCCCAGGAAGTAAGGGCTTTCTTGCTCagatatggggaaactgaggcccagaggggcaggCTGGTTCCAGGCCCCCAGCAGGTGGGTAATAGGATGCTGGACTGGCTGGCTCACAGGGTCAGGTCCAAGTATATGAGCTGAGCACCTGGGGTGTGCTGGGCCCCAGAGTGGGGGTGTGGGTATCGTCAAGGCATCACCTCTGCCATCTTGAGCATGGGCTCAGTCAGCAAGGAGGCCCCTGCTGTGGATGCAACTGGCCCAGTGGCCGGCAGCCGCACAGGGAGGTGGGATGGCAGCCGGAGGGAGGTGCTCCCATCCTCACGAGCGTCTGGGCAGCGGTGTCAGAAATGCTATTGGTCAGTTCTGGGCAGGCTGGAGGGCAGGTTGACAGCCTCTCATTTTCCtaggagggagcagggaaggagccACAGAGTCACCACTGGGCTCCCCAGCTTGGGGCGTGAGGACAGTGCAGGGCCTGGGGGCTTGGCCAGTGTCCATCTGGCCTCCCTGTGCCAGTGGGAGGGACCAAGGGACCTGGGAGGGGGATGATGGCCGTTCTGACATCTGTCTGTCCTGTGACAACATAGCCCTCCCTCGGCAGGCTGTGCACCCCCACTCATTTTCTGGGTGGGACCTTTTGAGCTCAGAGGCAGGGGCCACCCCGGGGTTTGTCTGTGTCTGCGTCATCTGTCCTGTTGCCTCTGCCGGCCTCTGTCATGCCGTGGTCCTGCGttcactgtgtgtgtgcgtgtatgtgctTGTTTTGATGCAGGGACCACCCTCAGCTGAAGACCCCCCCAAGTAAGCTTAACGGGCAGTCCCCGGGCCTGGCCCGCCTGGGGCCTGCCACTGGCCCCCCAGGGCCCTCCGCCAGCCCTGCCCGGCACACGCTCGTTAAGAAGGTGTCCGGCGTGGGTGGGACCACGTACGAGATCTCAGTGTGAGGACTGACTGCCATCCATCCGCCGTGGAGCCCCGGGGACCAGGACCCCCAGCGGCTGCCCTCCTCTCCCGACTTCTCTGCCCCGGGAGACAAGGAGGCCCAGGCCTGGTGTGGACATGTCAGCGGAAGAGACCACGCCTCCACAagcctgtccctcttcctccacctgtccatccacccatctgctCAGCAGGGCGCGGCTGGGCCAAGGGCCACCAGGCTGCAGGATCTGTGTCGGTGcccctgctcccacaggcaggggTGGCGAGGGGGTGTGGACTGCATCTGCACCCACTGCACCCG from Ursus arctos isolate Adak ecotype North America unplaced genomic scaffold, UrsArc2.0 scaffold_34, whole genome shotgun sequence encodes the following:
- the ZDHHC8 gene encoding palmitoyltransferase ZDHHC8 isoform X1 encodes the protein MPRSPGTRLKPAKYIPVATAAALLVGSSTLFFVFTCPWLTRAVSPAVPVYNGIIFLFVLANFSMATFMDPGVFPRADEDEDKEDDFRAPLYKNVDVRGIQVRMKWCATCHFYRPPRCSHCSVCDNCVEDFDHHCPWVNNCIGRRNYRYFFLFLLSLSAHMVGVVAFGLVYVLNHAEGLGAAHTTITMAVMCVAGLFFIPVIGLTGFHVVLVTRGRTTNEQVTGKFRGGVNPFTRGCYGNVEHVLCSPLAPRYVVEPPRLPLAARLKPPFLRPELLERAAPLKVKLSDNGLKAGLGRSKSKGSLDQLDEKPLDLGPPLPPKAEAGTFGGDLQTPRPSSAESALSAQRTSPPTPAMYKFRPAFPSGPKTPFCGPGEQVPGPDSLTLGEDSIHSLDFASEPSLDLPDYTSGGLHAAYPPSPPLSAADTFSGALRSLSLKAASRRGGDHVALQPLRSEGGPPTPHRSIFAPHALPNRNGSLSYDSLLNPGSPSGHTCPAHPSAGVASYRSPYLHPGAVGDPPRPPPRSFSPVLGPRPREPSPVRYDNLSRTIMASIQERKDREERERLLRSQADSLFGDSGVYDAPSSYSLQQASVLSEGPRGPALRYGSRDDLVAGPGFGGARNPALQTSLSSLSSAVSRAPRTSSSSLQADLANNNAPGPRPGSGSHRSPVRQGPPSPPSTPRSPSYAGPKAVAFIHTDLPESPPSLAVQRDHPQLKTPPSKLNGQSPGLARLGPATGPPGPSASPARHTLVKKVSGVGGTTYEISV
- the ZDHHC8 gene encoding palmitoyltransferase ZDHHC8 isoform X4 encodes the protein MPRSPGTRLKPAKYIPVATAAALLVGSSTLFFVFTCPWLTRAVSPAVPVYNGIIFLFVLANFSMATFMDPGVFPRADEDEDKEDDFRAPLYKNVDVRGIQVRMKWCATCHFYRPPRCSHCSVCDNCVEDFDHHCPWVNNCIGRRNYRYFFLFLLSLSAHMVGVVAFGLVYVLNHAEGLGAAHTTITMAVMCVAGLFFIPVIGLTGFHVVLVTRGRTTNEQVTGKFRGGVNPFTRGCYGNVEHVLCSPLAPRYVVEPPRLPLAARLKPPFLRPELLERAAPLKVKLSDNGLKAGLGRSKSKGSLDQLDEKPLDLGPPLPPKAEAGTFGGDLQTPRPSSAESALSAQRTSPPTPAMYKFRPAFPSGPKTPFCGPGEQVPGPDSLTLGEDSIHSLDFASEPSLDLPDYTSGGLHAAYPPSPPLSAADTFSGALRSLSLKAASRRGGDHVALQPLRSEGGPPTPHRSIFAPHALPNRNGSLSYDSLLNPGSPSGHTCPAHPSAGVASYRSPYLHPGAVGDPPRPPPRSFSPVLGPRPREPSPVRYDNLSRTIMASIQERKDREERERLLRSQADSLFGDSGVYDAPSSYSLQQASVLSEGPRGPALRYGSRDDLVAGPGFGGARNPALQTSLSSLSSAVSRAPRTSSSSLQADLANNNAPGPRPGSGSHRSPVRQGPPSPPSTPRSPSYAGPKAVAFIHTDLPESPPSLAVQRGRIATCSRGWGRRGQPRVPPGLHLCHLGLPEDRPPLRAPWSPAAGVLPRGAMCRLHSAASSLFPSLSGPERDTK
- the ZDHHC8 gene encoding palmitoyltransferase ZDHHC8 isoform X2, which gives rise to MPRSPGTRLKPAKYIPVATAAALLVGSSTLFFVFTCPWLTRAVSPAVPVYNGIIFLFVLANFSMATFMDPGVFPRADEDEDKEDDFRAPLYKNVDVRGIQVRMKWCATCHFYRPPRCSHCSVCDNCVEDFDHHCPWVNNCIGRRNYRYFFLFLLSLSAHMVGVVAFGLVYVLNHAEGLGAAHTTITMAVMCVAGLFFIPVIGLTGFHVVLVTRGRTTNEQVTGKFRGGVNPFTRGCYGNVEHVLCSPLAPRYVVEPPRLPLAARLKPPFLRPELLERAAPLKVKLSDNGLKAGLGRSKSKGSLDQLDEKPLDLGPPLPPKAEAGTFGESALSAQRTSPPTPAMYKFRPAFPSGPKTPFCGPGEQVPGPDSLTLGEDSIHSLDFASEPSLDLPDYTSGGLHAAYPPSPPLSAADTFSGALRSLSLKAASRRGGDHVALQPLRSEGGPPTPHRSIFAPHALPNRNGSLSYDSLLNPGSPSGHTCPAHPSAGVASYRSPYLHPGAVGDPPRPPPRSFSPVLGPRPREPSPVRYDNLSRTIMASIQERKDREERERLLRSQADSLFGDSGVYDAPSSYSLQQASVLSEGPRGPALRYGSRDDLVAGPGFGGARNPALQTSLSSLSSAVSRAPRTSSSSLQADLANNNAPGPRPGSGSHRSPVRQGPPSPPSTPRSPSYAGPKAVAFIHTDLPESPPSLAVQRDHPQLKTPPSKLNGQSPGLARLGPATGPPGPSASPARHTLVKKVSGVGGTTYEISV
- the ZDHHC8 gene encoding palmitoyltransferase ZDHHC8 isoform X3 — protein: MPRSPGTRLKPAKYIPVATAAALLVGSSTLFFVFTCPWLTRAVSPAVPVYNGIIFLFVLANFSMATFMDPGVFPRADEDEDKEDDFRAPLYKNVDVRGIQVRMKWCATCHFYRPPRCSHCSVCDNCVEDFDHHCPWVNNCIGRRNYRYFFLFLLSLSAHMVGVVAFGLVYVLNHAEGLGAAHTTITMAVMCVAGLFFIPVIGLTGFHVVLVTRGRTTNEQVTGKFRGGVNPFTRGCYGNVEHVLCSPLAPRYVVEPPRLPLAARLKPPFLRPELLERAAPLKVKLSDNGLKAGLGRSKVPGPDSLTLGEDSIHSLDFASEPSLDLPDYTSGGLHAAYPPSPPLSAADTFSGALRSLSLKAASRRGGDHVALQPLRSEGGPPTPHRSIFAPHALPNRNGSLSYDSLLNPGSPSGHTCPAHPSAGVASYRSPYLHPGAVGDPPRPPPRSFSPVLGPRPREPSPVRYDNLSRTIMASIQERKDREERERLLRSQADSLFGDSGVYDAPSSYSLQQASVLSEGPRGPALRYGSRDDLVAGPGFGGARNPALQTSLSSLSSAVSRAPRTSSSSLQADLANNNAPGPRPGSGSHRSPVRQGPPSPPSTPRSPSYAGPKAVAFIHTDLPESPPSLAVQRDHPQLKTPPSKLNGQSPGLARLGPATGPPGPSASPARHTLVKKVSGVGGTTYEISV